Proteins from a single region of Eublepharis macularius isolate TG4126 chromosome 9, MPM_Emac_v1.0, whole genome shotgun sequence:
- the APOLD1 gene encoding apolipoprotein L domain-containing protein 1 produces the protein MERDIFSYALDPTERFHDILLNQRRRLHEHIKSLWEISRRINKLHRCSLIANLTGSSLSAAGAITAIVGLSLSPLTLGASLLASGVGLGVAAAGGAVTVSSDLSLVLSNSHEVRRVKEIAVTCHSQMREIMNCLEFLHRSQSPRDPILQEAEKNASVSLYNSICFMVFCGSQGFLVPEHTKEVTKVSHAVLKAKVQKLAENLEACVRPMDEICELLENREEFFWKKKTSALWDVRSPRHL, from the coding sequence ATGGAGAGAGACATTTTTTCCTACGCTCTTGATCCTACAGAACGCTTCCATGATATACTCCTGAATCAGAGAAGGAGGCTCCATGAGCACATCAAGAGCCTTTGGGAGATCTCACGCAGAATCAACAAGCTGCACAGGTGCTCTCTGATAGCCAACCTCACAGGAAGTTCTTTAAGTGCAGCGGGGGCCATCACGGCCATTGTGGGACTGTCATTGAGCCCTCTCACATTAGGAGCATCTCTTTTGGCTTCTGGTGTGGGGCTGGGAGTGGCTGCTGCAGGCGGAGCAGTCACGGTGTCTTCCGATCTCTCTCTAGTGCTGTCCAATTCCCATGAGGTGAGAAGAGTGAAGGAGATTGCAGTGACTTGTCACAGCCAGATGAGGGAAATCATGAACTGCCTGGAGTTCCTACACCGCAGCCAGAGCCCAAGGGACCCTATCTTACAGGAGGCTGAGAAAAATGCTTCCGTCTCATTGTACAATTCCATCTGCTTTATGGTCTTCTGTGGCTCTCAAGGCTTCCTGGTCCCAGAACACACAAAAGAGGTGACAAAAGTGAGCCATGCTGTTCTCAAGGCCAAAGTTCAGAAGCTGGCAGAAAACCTGGAAGCCTGTGTAAGACCCATGGATGAAATCTGTGAACTTTTAGAGAACAGGGAAGAATTCTTCTGGAAGAAAAAAACTTCAGCACTCTGGGATGTCAGGAGTCCGCGTCACCTTTAA